DNA from Nitrospirota bacterium:
CATAATTTTTATTATATCAGGCTGAAAATTAGAAGGCAGACATGCCTATGCCCATGAATTGAGGTATGAGAAACTAAAGAGGGCATTGTATAACAGTGAGACAATGAGATTTTTAAGTGAAGTAGAAGGTGGTTTAAATGCAGAAGACAGCACTGCTTGATGAATACAGAAAGAGAAAAAAAGAGCAAACAGAGAACCTCAGAATCGAGATGCTCAAAAAGATCAAGGCTGCCCTGTCAGAGCTTTCAAAAATAATTTATTTTAAAGATGCCTATGTCTTTGGCTCAATTCTGAGGCCATCATTTTCAGAGGAATCAGACATAGATATAGCCTTTGATGGGCTTAAGGATGAGTATTTTTTTAAGACAATGTCATTTTTGTCCGACTTTCTTGGAAGAGATGTTGATGTAATTCAGCTTGAAGGGCATAGATTAAGGGATGGGATAATTAAAGAGGGGATTAAATGGCAGAAACCATACTTTCAAAAAGAAGGAAAGAGCTAAAAGAAAGCCTCAGGCAGAATGCATTAAAGAGGCTTAAAGAGGCAGGAAGAATGCTTTATGGCGAAGGGGCAGAGGGTGTTTATGTCTTTGGCTCTGTATTGAGGCCATTAGAGTTTAATGAGCATTCTGATGTTGACATTGCAATAAAGGGAATTTCTGAAGATAAACGGAGTTCTGTTACCGTAAGACTTGAAGAAATATTCAAGGGGATGCCTTTTGATGTTGTATTTCTTGAGGATGATTTGAGACCCGAAATCAGGGAAAAGATTAAAAAGGAAGGAATATTATGGAGTCGTTAATTGCTGATATAGATGCCGATATGAAACTTCTTAAAAAAGAGGTTGAAAGTATTACGAGGAAACTCTCAAGGCTTAAAAATGAAAAGGATCCGGAAAATATAGACTCACATACAAAGGCTATTGCAGGCTCTTTGCATTCCCTTTACTCAGGGTATGAAAACATTATTGAAAGGATAGTAAGGGCGATAGATGGAGATATCCCTCTGGGGAAAGACTATCATCTCATG
Protein-coding regions in this window:
- a CDS encoding nucleotidyltransferase domain-containing protein; translated protein: MQKTALLDEYRKRKKEQTENLRIEMLKKIKAALSELSKIIYFKDAYVFGSILRPSFSEESDIDIAFDGLKDEYFFKTMSFLSDFLGRDVDVIQLEGHRLRDGIIKEGIKWQKPYFQKEGKS
- a CDS encoding nucleotidyltransferase domain-containing protein; the protein is MAETILSKRRKELKESLRQNALKRLKEAGRMLYGEGAEGVYVFGSVLRPLEFNEHSDVDIAIKGISEDKRSSVTVRLEEIFKGMPFDVVFLEDDLRPEIREKIKKEGILWSR